Genomic DNA from Pseudomonadota bacterium:
CCGGTGGCTCGAAGAGCACCACGGGGACCCCTATGTGGCGCGCGCACGCCGTCTCGGGTTCCGGTCACGGGCGGCGTTCAAGCTCCTTGAAATCGACGCAAGGGACCGCATATTGCGTTCCGATATCACGGTCATCGATCTGGGCGCCGCGCCCGGCGGTTGGAGCCAGGTGGCCGCGCAAGCGGTCGGGCCGAGAGGCCGTGTGCTGGCGATCGACCCGATCCCGATCGAGCCTCTGTCCGGCGTGACGGTGATAACAGGAAGCATCTTCGAAGACCAGGTGGCCGGCGCTCTACGGGTCGTGTTGGGGGGCGCCAAGGCCGATCTCGTGCTCGCGGACATGGCGCCGAATATGAGCGGTATCCGGGCCGTGGACGCGGCCCGCGCGTTGGCTCTTGCGGAGACCGCGCGTGATTTTGCGACCGAGTTCCTTAAACCGGGAGGCGATTTCCTGGTCAAACTATTCCAGGGTGCCGGTGTGGATGGTTTGCTCGCCAGCCTGCGTGCCGGTTTCCGGCGGGTCTCCATACGCAAGCCGCAGGCGTCACGGAGCCGTTCGGGAGAGGTCTATGTCCTCGGGCGGGGTTATGGTCTATAGTCTAGACAAACGAGCCCTGTGTCCATGAGGGCGGAACGTGAGGGATTTTCATGCTTAGCACGCTGCGGCGTCTAGGGGTAATCAAGTGAACGATATGGCCAAGAATTTGGTGCTTTGGGTCGTCATCGCCCTGGTTTTGATGCTGGTTTTCAACAACTTTGGCCCGCGCCAGGGCACCAGTAGTCATGTCGACTACTCGCAGTTCGTCGCCGACGTCAAGAGCGGGCAGGTCGAGAAAGTGCGGATGGAGGACGGGACCATCCATGGCAAGATGAAGGATGGCGTGGCGTTTTCGACCTACAGCCCCGAGACAAATAACGCGCCGCTCATCGGCCTCCTGCTCGATCACGGCGTCGAGATCGAGGCACAGCCGCCTGCTCAGCAGGGCGTGCTCATGCAGATCTTCATCTCCTGGTTCCCGATGCTGCTGCTCATCGCCGTCTGGATCTTCTTCATGCGACAGATGCAGGGCGGGGCCGGCGGGCGCGGGGCCCTGTCGTTCGGCAAAAGCCGGGCGCGCCTCTTGGGGGAGGACCAGGTCAAGATCACCTTTGCCGACGTGGCGGGCGTGGAGGAGGCCAAGGAAGAGGTCGGAGAGCTCGTGGAGTTTCTGCGCGATCCCGGTAAGTTCCAGAAGCTTGGCGGCAAGATCCCGCGTGGGGTGCTCATGATCGGCCCGCCGGGAACCGGCAAGACGCTCCTGGCCAAGGCCATCGCCGGGGAGGCCAAGGTACCGTTCTTCACGATTTCGGGTTCTGATTTCGTCGAGATGTTCGTTGGTGTCGGTGCCTCGCGCGTCCGTGACATGTTCGATCAGGCCAAGAAACACGCCCCCTGCATCGTGTTCATCGACGAGATCGACGCGGTCGGCAGACACCGCGGGGCGGGGCTGGGCGGCGGCCATGACGAACGCGAGCAGACCTTGAACCAGTTGCTAGTCGAGATGGATGGCTTCGAGGGTAACGAAGGGATCATCATCATCGCCGCGACCAACCGGCCAGACGTCCTGGATCCGGCGCTCTTGCGCCCCGGGCGTTTCGACCGTCACGTGGTCGTGCCCTTGCCCGACATCCGCGGCCGCGAGCAGATCCTCAAGGTACACATGCGCAAGGCGCCGATCGCGGAGGATGTCAAGCCGACGATCATCGCCCGCGGGACGCCGGGATTCTCCGGGGCCGATCTCGCCAACCTCGTCAACGAGGCCGCGCTGTTCGCCGCGCGCGCCAACAAGCGGCTCGTGGAGATGGATGACTTCGAGAAGGCCAAGGACAAGATCATGATGGGGGCCGAGCGCCGCTCCATGGTCATGACTGAGGACGAGAAGCGGCTGACCGCCTACCACGAGTCCGGGCACGCGATCGTCGGGCGCTCGGTGCCCTCCCACGACCCGGTCTACAAGGTCACGATCATCCCGCGCGGTCGTGCCCTCGGTGTCACGATGTTCCTGCCCGAGCAGGACCGTCTGAGCTACAGCAAGGAGCGCCTGGAGAGCCAGCTCTGCAGCCTGTTCGGGGGGCGCGTGGCCGAGGAAATAATCTTCGGCCCGTCACAGGTGACCACCGGTGCGTCCAACGACATCGAACGGGCAACGGATCTGGCGCGGAACATGGTGACGAAGTGGGGCCTGTCGGAGAAGCTGGGGCCCTTGGCCTACAGCAAGGATGAAGGGGAAGTATTCCTCGGGCATTCGGTCACGCAGCACAAGATGGTGTCGGACGAGACCGCCCATGCGATCGACGAGGAGGTGCGGTCGATCATCGAACGGAGCTATGGCCGGGCCAAGTCCATCATCGATTCCAATGCGGACAAGCTCCACATGATGGCGGAGGCGCTCATCAAGTACGAGACCATCGAGAGCGAACAGATCGACGATATCATGGCCGGTATTACGCCGCGCGCCCCGAAAGGTTGGTTGGAGGATGAGCGTCGTGGTCCTCCCAAGCCGGATGTGAAGACCACGACCCCGGAGCCCGGCAAGGCCGATGGGGCGATCGGGGGACCCGCCAGCCTGCACTAGACGCCCCCTTGACCGAAGTATGACGTCGGCCAAACCCCCACCACATGGTGGGGGTTTTGCTTTGGGGGTCGGACACACGCGCGCCGGCAATCGCGCAGGGAGGTTCAAATGAACCATAGCGGCAGAATCCACTTCGGCACCGACGGGATCCGCGGGAAGGTCGGAGAGCCGCCCATCACGCCGGATTTCGTGATGAAGCTCGGCTGGGCCGCCGGCCGCGTCCTGGCGCCTTCGGGCGGTGGCCGGGTGCTGATCGGCAAGGATACCCGTATCTCCGGCTATATGTTCGAATCCGCGTTGGAGGCAGGTTTGTCGGCCGCCGGTGTCGATATCCTGTTATTAGGTCCCATGCCGACGCCGGGGATCGCGTACCTGACGCGGACGTTCCGTGCCCAGGCCGGGGTCGTCATCAGCGCCTCCCACAACCCCTACGACGACAACGGCATCAAGTTCTTCGGGAGCAACGGCATGAAGCTGCCGGATGAGGTCGAGGCGATGATCGAGGAAGCGCTCGAGGCGCCGCTCGTGACCGTGCCCTCGGCCCGTCTCGGCAAGGCGCATCGGATCGACGATGCCGCCGGGCGCTATATTGAGTTCTGCAAGGGCACCATCGGTACCGGCAGTCATTTGAGCGGCCTCAAGATCGTCGTCGACTGTGCCCATGGGGCGACCTACGGCATCGCCCCCAGCGTGTTCGAAGAGCTGGGCGCCGAGGTCGTGGCGATCGGTACCGAACCCGATGGCCTCAACATCAACGCGGAGCGCGGCGCTACCCATCCCTCGGTGCTGCGCGATGAAGTCATCGCGCGAGGTGCCGATCTCGGCATCGCCCTCGATGGGGACGGGGACCGCCTGATCCTGGTGGATCATGTCGGGGAGATCGTGGACGGTGACGAGATCCTGTTCGTCATCGCCCGCGAGCACCAGAAGAAGAACAAGCTGAACGGCTCCGTGGTCGGTACGCAGATGAGCAATCTCGGACTCGAGCGGGCGCTCAGGACCCTGGGTCTCGACCTGAAACGCGCCAAGGTGGGTGACCGCTATGTGCTCGAGATGATGCAGAGCGGGGGGTGGCGCCTGGGCGGCGAGTCGTCGGGCCACATCATTTGTCTCGACATCACCACGACCGGTGATGGGATCGTGTCGGCCCTCCAGGTGCTCGAGGCTATGATCGTGACCGGCCAGTCCTTGCATATCCTCAAGGCCGGCATCCAAAAATTTCCCCAAAGGCTGGTCAACGTGCGTCTGCCGCGCGCCGTCGAGGTACACACGCAGTCGCGCGTGCGGGAGGCGGTTAGAGAGGCCGAAGCGGCGTTGCGGGATCGCGGGCGCGTGCTGCTGCGCCCGTCGGGGACCGAGCCGCTGGTACGAGTCATGGTCGAAGGGCCGGAGCGCGGCGAGGTGGACCGCCTGGCGGAATGGCTCGCGGGCGTGGTCGACGAAACCGTCCGCTCGATTGCGGCTTAACACCTGGTGGCCTTCCCTACCCTCCGTTATCGCGCAGGAGCTCGTTGATCGCCACCTTCGCGCGCGTCTTGGCGTCCACCCGCTTCACGATCACGGCGCAGTAGAGGCTGTAGCGCCCATCTGCGGAAGGCAGATTGCCCGAAACGACCACCGACCCCGGCGGGATGTGCCCATAGCTGACCGTGCCGGTCTCGCGGTCGTAGATCTTGGTGCTCTGCCCGATGTAAACGCCCATGGAGATCACCGCCCCGTTGCCCACGATCACCCCTTCGACGATCTCCGAGCGGGCACCGATGAAGCAATTGTCCTCGATGATGGTGGGTGCCGCCTGGATCGGTTCCAGGACCCCGCCGATCCCCACGCCGCCCGACAGATGGACGTTCTTACCGATTTGGGCGCAGGATCCCACGGTAGCCCAGGTGTCGACCATGGTGCCGGTATCGATATAGGCCCCGATGTTGATGTAACTCGGCATTAATACCACCCCCGGCGCCACATAGCTGCCGAAGCGCGCCGTCGCGGGGGGCACGATACGCGTCCCCCCGGCCTCCAGCTCGGCCTGGCCCTGATCGCGGTACTTGAGCGGGACCTTGTCGTAGAAGCGGCTGTGTCCACCCTCCATCAAACGGTTCTCTTCCAGGCGAAAGTACAGGAGCACCGCCTTCTTCAGAGTAGGGTGGACCACCCAGCGTCCGTCCTTCGGCTCGGCCACGCGGCGCCGGCCCGCATCCAGATCCGCGATGCAGGCCTGCACCGCCGCTTTGAGATCCCGCGGCGCGTTCGCAGGTGTGAGCGCGGCGCGCTGCTCGAAGGCTTCGTCAATCACGTTCTGGAAGGCGGGCATAGGCTAGTCTCCTGACGACCCCTTTTGGTCGCGGACGATGTCACTTTGGCTCGGGTGCTCACGAACCGCGGCGCCTGGCCAGCGCCGCATCGGCCCACCCGCCGGGGATCTGATAGAATGCGCCCGGGTGGAGGACAAAGGGTCGGGGGCCCTTGCGTCGTCGATGCGATCCCGAGCGCAGTCGGTATCTTGACAGTTTTATTGTTGCCCGGCGATGGCATTGGGCCCGAGGTAGTGGCGGCAGGCGCCAGCGTCTTGGAGGCCTTGGTCGCCCGGCATGGACTCGAGATCACGCTCGAACAGGGGCTTATCGGGGGCGCGGCGCTGGATCGCTCGCAACGCTCCCTGCCTGCTGAGACCTTGGCGCAGGCCGAGCGCGCCCAGGCCATCCTGCTCGGCGCGGTGGGTGGGCCCCCATGGGACCGCGTGGACGCCTCGCTGCGTCCCGAGAAGGGTCTGCTCGAGCTGCGCGCGGGGCTCGGCCTCTTCGCCAACCTGAGGCCGGCGACGCTTCATCCCGAGTTAGGCGGGGTTTCTCCACTCAAGCCGGAGGTCGTCGAGGGGCTCGACATCCTCATCGTTCGCGAGCTGTGCGGCGATGTCTACTACGGCGAGCCGCGCGGCATCCGGATGCTCGACGGCGGCGAGCGTCAGGGTTACAACACCCTGGTGTATCGCGAGGGTGAGATCCGGCGCATCGCGCGCGTGGCCTTCGATGTGGCCCGGCGGCGGCGGCGGCGGGTGTGCTCGATCGATAAGGCCAACGTCCTGGAGGCGACGCGCCTGTGGCGCGAGGTGGTTCAGGCGGTGGGGCAGGACTTTCCCGACGTGGAGCTGACTCACATGTACGTCGACAACGCCGCGATGCAGTTGGTGCGGCAGCCCACGGCCTTCGATGTCATGCTGACGCCGAATATGTTTGGCGACATCCTCTCGGATCTGGCGGCGGCAGTGACGGGCTCGATAGGCATGCTACCCTCCGCATCCCTGAAAGATTTAAGATCAAAAGACCAGGGCGCTTGCGGGCTGTACGAGCCCATCCATGGCTCGGCGCCCGACATCGCCGGTCGAGACCTGGCCAACCCGCTGGCGGCGATCTTGTCGGTGGCCATGATGCTGCGCCATTCCCTCGGCGCGCAAGCGCTTGCGGAGCGCGTGGAACAGGCCGTCACCCGTGTCCTTCAGAGAGGCCTGCGCACTCGCGATATCTACCAACCCGGGACCACCGAGGTGGGCACCCGTGTCATGGCTGAGGCCGTGCTCGGGGAACTGTGATCGGTTTCGAGTGGGATCGGTTTCGAAAAGGTCAAGCATGAGGAAGGGCTGGGTGCGATGAGCGGGCGCTACAATGTAGCGGTGGTGGGGGCGACGGGGGCCGTCGGGGAGACCCTGCTGGCCATCCTGGAGGAACGCGAGTTCCCGGTGGCGAAGCTGCACGCCGTGGCGAGCCGCCGTTCGGCCGGCGCAGAGCTCGAGTTCCGTGGTAAGTCCGTGGTGGTCGAGGCCCTGGAGGATTTCGACTTCGAGGGTGTGGATATCGCGCTCTTCTCCCCCGGTGCGTCCGTTTCGGCGGTCTATGCCCCGAAAGCCGCCGCGGCCGGCTGCGTGGTGATCGACAACACCTCCCAGTTCCGCTACGAGCCGGAGGTGCCCTTGGTCGTGCCGGAGGTCAACCCCCACGCCGTCGCGGAGTACCGGAATCGCGGGATCATCGCCAACCCCAATTGCTCGACGATACAGATGGTGGTCGTGCTCAAGCCGCTCTACGACGCGGCGGGTATCGAACGAATCAATGTCTGCACCTATCAGGCGGTGTCGGGCACGGGCAAGGAAGCGATCGAGGAACTGGCCGCGCAGACGGCGTCGCTCATGAACGGCAAACCGGTGGAGCCGCGCGTCTATCCCCGCCGGATCGCCTTCAATGTCCTCCCCCACATCGACGAGTTCCAGGACAACGGTTACACCAAGGAGGAGATGAAGATGGTGTGGGAAACGCGCAAGATCCTGGAGGACGATGCCATCGAGGTCAATCCGACCGCGGTAAGGGTACCGGTCTTTTACGGTCATTCCGAGGCCGTGCACATCGAGACACGAGACAAGCTCGGGGCCGATGAGGCGCGCCGCCTGCTACGCGCGGCCCCGGGGGTCGTCGTCGTGGACGAGCGCGCGGCCGGCGGCTATCCCACGGCCGCGATCGAGGGCGCCGGGCGCGATGCCGTTTACGTGGGCCGGATCCGTGAGGACATCTCCCATGCGCGCGGCCTCAATCTCTGGATCGTGTCCGACAACGTGCGCAAAGGGGCCGCCCTGAACAGCGTTCAGATCGCCGAGATCCTGGCACAAGACCACTTTTAGACTATATTCTTATTGAGCTTTGTCATAATCGAGCGAACAGCGATCGCGCCCGCGCGGGGACAGGCACATCGCTTTGTCACCGTCCCCGCTTGTGTGGCGCACCCAGACGCGTACAGCGCGCCCCGGCGCAGCAGCGTCTAGCTTTAGAGATCAAAAGCCACTAGAGATCCAAAACCATAGAGATCACATACGATGTACCGATTGGCCTATTGTCTGTCCCTCGCATTCCTTATCCCCCAAGCCGCCGCGGCGCTCGGGCTCGGTGAGCTCAAGAAGCACTCGGAGCTGAAGCAGCCGTTCCACGCCACCATCGATCTGGTCGACGCGAACGCGGAAGAGCTCGACACGCTGCGCGTCAAGCTTGCCGATGCCGAACGTTTTCGGCGCGCGGGGATCGAGAGACCGCACGCGCTCTCGCAGTTGCGCTTCGAGGTCGTGGAGACCGGCTCGGGGCCGGACCATATCAAGATCACGAGCCAGGCCCCCATCCAGGAGCCCTACCTCAGTTTCCTGATCGAGGTCAGTTGGTCCAACGGGAGGTTGTTCCGGGAATATGCGGCGCTGCTTGACCCGCCGGTCTACGATCGCGCCACACAGCGCACTACCCAGCCTCAGGACCGGGCCCCGGATGTGACCAGGCCCGCGGCCTCCGGGCCGCCCCGGCACCCGTCGTCGAGTGCCGCGCGAGCCGCCATGGCAAGCCCCGGCAGCTACGGGCCGACCGTGCGCGGCGACACTCTGTGGGAGATCGCGCTCCGCGCCCGCTCGGATCGCTCCATGACCGTCCAACAGGTGATGATGGCGCTCCTGCGTGCCAACCCCGACGCCTTTTTCCAGGAGAACATCAATGCCTTGAAGGCGGGGGCGGTACTGAACATCCCGGACGCTTCGGTGATGGCGGCGGTCTCGCGCTCCGAGGCCGTGGCACTGACGGGGCGGCACGGGGCGCTCTGGGAGCAGTACCGGGGCCGCGTGGCGGGAACAACGGGGCGCGCACCGATCGGTCAGGTGGCGTCCACGGGGGAGGGCGGTGACCGGGCCATCTCCCCCGGATCCGGTGCGGCCGCCGATGCCGAGCTCAAACTGCTCGCGGCCAATACCGCAGGGACCGGAGGTGTGAGGTCCGACGCCGGTGGAGACCCCGGGAAGCTGCGTAAGGAGCTCGATGTGGCGCAGGAGACCCTCACCAGCCAGAAGCAGGAGATCGGGGAGCTGAACTCGAAGCTCGCCGAGTCGGACGAGATCATCAAGCTGTTGCGGCGCCAGATCGACGTGAAGGACGCCGAGCTCGCGACCCTGCAGGCCAGGGCCGCTACGGGGGCAGTGGCCGGAACGCCAGAGGCGGCACCGGGTGCGACGCCGCCCACGGGGGTGCCGGCACCGCCGGCTGCGGAAACCGGAGCCGGCGTGCCCGCCGCGCCGGGCCGGGCTGCCGAACCGCCACCGACGGCATCTCCCCAAGGCGCCGCTCCTACACCCCCGGAGGCCGCATCGCAGCCCGAAGGGCTTGGAGACGAAGCACCGACGGGCGCCCCGCTCGGCACGGGGACCCCGGACACCGGTACGGACGGTGGCGGGCCTGGCCCGGGACAGGCACCGGACACGGATCCTACGACGGGTGGGGTTATGGATAAGGCCGCCGACCAGGCGCCACGCGCCGGCGCATCGCCCGGCAGCCCTACCGCAGGACTCCCGGAAGCATCTCCAGCGGTCCCGGCCGAAACGCCATCCGCTCGGGGCGGGGAGATCCTGGAGGCCATTCCAGGGGGTGCGACGACGTTGGGGATCGCCATCGCATTGATCCTGGGGTCGGTGGCCGTGGCGATGCGAAGGAAGCGCGCGGCCGAGGTGGCGCCGATCGATGAGGACCTTCCGGACAGCGAGCCGGAGCCCTGGGACCCGACCGCGAGGGAGGGCCTTCGACAAGATGAGACCATAGCGAAGGGCCGTGCCGCCGTCGGCGAGACTACGGGCCCGATCACGGTGTTGGGGATCGCCGACACGGTACCGCCTGTGGCGTCCGAGGCGGCGATCGAGCTCGAAGAAGAGGATCCGCTCTCGGACATCAACGTCTACCTCGCCTACGAGCGTTTCGATGAGGCCGAAGAGACCGTCAAGCAGGCCATTGCCGGCAAACCGGACGAGCACAAGCTCAAGCTCAAGCTGCTCGAGGTCTACTATGCGGCGGGAAACAACGCGGCCTTCGAGCAGTATGCCCGCGTGCTGCACTCCGCGGTGGATGGAACGGGTCCGCTCTGGCACAGTGCGCTGGCGATGTGGCAGGCCATGTCTCCCGAACGCGCGCTGTTCGCGCCGGCCACCGGCGCCGAGCCCATCTTTGCTACGGCGCCGCCCCGTGAATTCATCGATATCAGCTCCACGATCGCCGACACGCAAGCCCCGCCGCCGGCCGTCGGTCGAGAAGAATCGCTGCCGGTGGCGACCACCGGTGGGCGGACGCTGGAGGTACTGGATTTTGACCTCACCGGTGTCGGTACCTCGAGCACAGCCGATCGAGAGCCGGTCGTCGATATCTCCACCGGCAACGAACTGGACTCGGACACCGCCCGGGCCACCCAGGGCGGTGGGGCGCTCATCGATCTCGGTGCGGGCGCGGTAGGTGAGGAGAAGGGTCCCGAGGTGCTGGACTTGACCGTGGCGGATGCACCGGAGCATTCATCCCACGACAGTACAGGTACTGAAACCGCCGGGGTCAGGCCATCAGCAGGCCGATCGGGAGCCGCGTCGGCGACCGCCGAGCGCTTCGGCACGGCACCGGCCGCGACGGTCGATTTCGATTTCGGCGTTGGGCCGCAGAAACAAACGCAGGATACGGGCTTGAGCGGCGCTTTGGAGGGAACCGGTGAGGCCATGTTCGACGTTGGACTGACCGCCGGCGAGGCGCCCAGCCCGGCCCGGGTCGATCCCTTACTCGGAGGCGAGACCATCGATCTGGAAGCCCCGGTATGGCCGGAGTCGCTTCTGGAGGCGGGGCGTCGGAGCGCGCGTTCGACGCTTGCCGACGACCATCGTTTTTCAACGGCGCCCAATCGAGAGGAGCGAGACCGCATCAAGGAAGACTCGGTGGAGTTCGACCTTGGCGAAATCGACCTCGAGGTGGTCGAAACCGGACCCCCCGATCCCATCGAGACGGCGACCGTTGAGGATACTTTGGGGTTTGGGAAGCCCGGGGCATCCATACCGCCGGCATCCACGCCGACCGCGTCCACCATCGACCTATCGTTGGGCTCTCGGCTGACTTTCGACCCGGGGGCACTCGAGCCGGGGGATGACGGTGTCGGCTTGAACGAAGACACGTCTTCCGAATCGGACGTCAAGCTCAATCTCGCCAAGG
This window encodes:
- a CDS encoding RlmE family RNA methyltransferase, coding for MGRGASSRRWLEEHHGDPYVARARRLGFRSRAAFKLLEIDARDRILRSDITVIDLGAAPGGWSQVAAQAVGPRGRVLAIDPIPIEPLSGVTVITGSIFEDQVAGALRVVLGGAKADLVLADMAPNMSGIRAVDAARALALAETARDFATEFLKPGGDFLVKLFQGAGVDGLLASLRAGFRRVSIRKPQASRSRSGEVYVLGRGYGL
- the ftsH gene encoding ATP-dependent zinc metalloprotease FtsH; translation: MAKNLVLWVVIALVLMLVFNNFGPRQGTSSHVDYSQFVADVKSGQVEKVRMEDGTIHGKMKDGVAFSTYSPETNNAPLIGLLLDHGVEIEAQPPAQQGVLMQIFISWFPMLLLIAVWIFFMRQMQGGAGGRGALSFGKSRARLLGEDQVKITFADVAGVEEAKEEVGELVEFLRDPGKFQKLGGKIPRGVLMIGPPGTGKTLLAKAIAGEAKVPFFTISGSDFVEMFVGVGASRVRDMFDQAKKHAPCIVFIDEIDAVGRHRGAGLGGGHDEREQTLNQLLVEMDGFEGNEGIIIIAATNRPDVLDPALLRPGRFDRHVVVPLPDIRGREQILKVHMRKAPIAEDVKPTIIARGTPGFSGADLANLVNEAALFAARANKRLVEMDDFEKAKDKIMMGAERRSMVMTEDEKRLTAYHESGHAIVGRSVPSHDPVYKVTIIPRGRALGVTMFLPEQDRLSYSKERLESQLCSLFGGRVAEEIIFGPSQVTTGASNDIERATDLARNMVTKWGLSEKLGPLAYSKDEGEVFLGHSVTQHKMVSDETAHAIDEEVRSIIERSYGRAKSIIDSNADKLHMMAEALIKYETIESEQIDDIMAGITPRAPKGWLEDERRGPPKPDVKTTTPEPGKADGAIGGPASLH
- the glmM gene encoding phosphoglucosamine mutase encodes the protein MNHSGRIHFGTDGIRGKVGEPPITPDFVMKLGWAAGRVLAPSGGGRVLIGKDTRISGYMFESALEAGLSAAGVDILLLGPMPTPGIAYLTRTFRAQAGVVISASHNPYDDNGIKFFGSNGMKLPDEVEAMIEEALEAPLVTVPSARLGKAHRIDDAAGRYIEFCKGTIGTGSHLSGLKIVVDCAHGATYGIAPSVFEELGAEVVAIGTEPDGLNINAERGATHPSVLRDEVIARGADLGIALDGDGDRLILVDHVGEIVDGDEILFVIAREHQKKNKLNGSVVGTQMSNLGLERALRTLGLDLKRAKVGDRYVLEMMQSGGWRLGGESSGHIICLDITTTGDGIVSALQVLEAMIVTGQSLHILKAGIQKFPQRLVNVRLPRAVEVHTQSRVREAVREAEAALRDRGRVLLRPSGTEPLVRVMVEGPERGEVDRLAEWLAGVVDETVRSIAA
- the dapD gene encoding 2,3,4,5-tetrahydropyridine-2,6-dicarboxylate N-succinyltransferase — protein: MPAFQNVIDEAFEQRAALTPANAPRDLKAAVQACIADLDAGRRRVAEPKDGRWVVHPTLKKAVLLYFRLEENRLMEGGHSRFYDKVPLKYRDQGQAELEAGGTRIVPPATARFGSYVAPGVVLMPSYINIGAYIDTGTMVDTWATVGSCAQIGKNVHLSGGVGIGGVLEPIQAAPTIIEDNCFIGARSEIVEGVIVGNGAVISMGVYIGQSTKIYDRETGTVSYGHIPPGSVVVSGNLPSADGRYSLYCAVIVKRVDAKTRAKVAINELLRDNGG
- the leuB gene encoding 3-isopropylmalate dehydrogenase; the protein is MTVLLLPGDGIGPEVVAAGASVLEALVARHGLEITLEQGLIGGAALDRSQRSLPAETLAQAERAQAILLGAVGGPPWDRVDASLRPEKGLLELRAGLGLFANLRPATLHPELGGVSPLKPEVVEGLDILIVRELCGDVYYGEPRGIRMLDGGERQGYNTLVYREGEIRRIARVAFDVARRRRRRVCSIDKANVLEATRLWREVVQAVGQDFPDVELTHMYVDNAAMQLVRQPTAFDVMLTPNMFGDILSDLAAAVTGSIGMLPSASLKDLRSKDQGACGLYEPIHGSAPDIAGRDLANPLAAILSVAMMLRHSLGAQALAERVEQAVTRVLQRGLRTRDIYQPGTTEVGTRVMAEAVLGEL
- a CDS encoding aspartate-semialdehyde dehydrogenase, which gives rise to MSGRYNVAVVGATGAVGETLLAILEEREFPVAKLHAVASRRSAGAELEFRGKSVVVEALEDFDFEGVDIALFSPGASVSAVYAPKAAAAGCVVIDNTSQFRYEPEVPLVVPEVNPHAVAEYRNRGIIANPNCSTIQMVVVLKPLYDAAGIERINVCTYQAVSGTGKEAIEELAAQTASLMNGKPVEPRVYPRRIAFNVLPHIDEFQDNGYTKEEMKMVWETRKILEDDAIEVNPTAVRVPVFYGHSEAVHIETRDKLGADEARRLLRAAPGVVVVDERAAGGYPTAAIEGAGRDAVYVGRIREDISHARGLNLWIVSDNVRKGAALNSVQIAEILAQDHF